One region of Mucilaginibacter gotjawali genomic DNA includes:
- the tnpA gene encoding IS200/IS605 family transposase → MSNTFTQLYIHCVFAVKYRKAVIQPTWEERLHQYITGILQNNGHKLLAINSMPDHLHFFVGINPKQSISDMMRVAKGDSSEFINKEKFTERKFYWQDGYGAFSNSRTQIDGVVKYIMNQKQHHTKKTFREEYLDILKDYAVEYNEKYIFHDLLDG, encoded by the coding sequence ATGTCAAATACCTTTACCCAACTCTACATTCACTGCGTTTTTGCTGTAAAATACCGGAAAGCGGTAATACAACCTACCTGGGAAGAAAGGCTTCATCAATATATTACGGGCATTCTGCAAAACAATGGGCATAAATTGTTGGCGATCAATTCAATGCCGGATCATTTACATTTTTTTGTCGGGATTAACCCAAAGCAATCCATTTCGGATATGATGCGTGTGGCAAAAGGCGATAGCTCTGAATTTATTAACAAAGAAAAATTTACAGAGAGAAAATTTTATTGGCAGGATGGCTATGGCGCATTCAGCAACAGCCGCACACAAATAGACGGTGTAGTTAAATACATTATGAACCAAAAACAACATCACACCAAAAAAACATTTCGCGAAGAATACCTTGATATATTGAAAGATTATGCCGTGGAATACAATGAAAAATACATTTTTCACGACCTGTTAGACGGGTGA